A genomic segment from Aegilops tauschii subsp. strangulata cultivar AL8/78 chromosome 1, Aet v6.0, whole genome shotgun sequence encodes:
- the LOC109778332 gene encoding kinesin-like protein KIN-14J translates to MGADPDASCPSPAAASPSRQPRQGEEELRAVEPVDHRSPHRHADSSPAPPPPPPASAAPVPQHPEVSGEDAVLASEEAVEEQPALEEGVVEAEAAVAGGEGEALRSFLEEFGDQADDCIIPSPRLKGIATPDCPAALQFLGARYNSLMEKHNSLMEKYEQQVAKCAEECAPRFDGLKNKYTVECAERRRLYNELIELRGNIRVFCRCRPLSSDEISRGCSSVVEVDPSQEMDLQFIPTEKERKTFKFDHVFGPADDQEAVFAESLPVVRSVMDGFNVCIFAYGQTGTGKTFTMEGVPENRGVNYRALEELFRISEERSSSISYSFGVSILEVYNEKIRDLLDDNSEQTSKRLDIKQSADGAQEVPGLVEAPISTIDGVWEKLKAGARNRSVGSTSVNELSSRSHSLVRVTVTSEHLVTGERSRSHMWLVDLAGSERLAKTEVEGERLKEAKFINKSLSALGDVIAALASKNAHIPYRNSKLTHLLQSSLGGDCKTLMFVQISPSSTDSGETLCSLNFASRVRAIEHGPARKQVDPAENFKIKQMAEKLCHEEKENAKLNESLQLMQLKYASRENVFRTLQDKIRETEQACRTHQQRARELENELANEKKAARDTGKSVKPSFAAPVRQRPPLAPMRQRPPSNNMPQPSGPSRLRFAGKGSSVQNKENIPTANKTVVDKTAGKARRVSLVPMMRQIPLQPKRRSSIAILPSERERMSIFPEKKAMSRLSHVQMSRTARPQAFNSIPETPQAAVDATPDVRGKFRMEFGSSSRFSSPPTLSMRKSRNNISSPQQRLRMQSGSGNASKLCFSIQKRVALGSPAPARTTSMTSGTGIFDPALREQIMAGRFGNAQRVFNGKRRMSVL, encoded by the exons ATGGGAGCGGATCCGGACGCCTCCTGCCCCTCGCCGGCGGCGGCGTCTCCGTCACGGCAGCCACGACAAG GCGAGGAAGAGCTCCGCGCCGTGGAGCCCGTGGACCACCGGAGCCCGCACCGCCACGCGGATTcgagccctgcgccgccgccgccgccgcccgcgtccGCCGCGCCGGTGCCGCAGCACCCCGAAG TGTCAGGCGAGGACGCGGTGCTGGCCAGCGAGGAGGCGGTGGAGGAACAGCCCGCCCTTGAGGAGGGGGTGGTGGAGGCGGAGGCCGCTGTTGCAGGAGGAGAAGGCGAGGCTCTCCGCAGCTTCTTGGAG GAATTCGGGGATCAAGCAGATGACTGCATTATCCCATCTCCGCGCCTGAAGGGGATCGCAACTCCTGACTGCCCTGCTGCCCTCCAATTCCTAG GGGCGAGGTACAATAGCCTGATGGAGAAGCACAACAGCCTGATGGAGAAGTACGAGCAGCAGGTGGCTAAGTGTGCCGAGGAGTGTGCACCAAGGTTTGATGGCTTGAAGAACAAGTACACGGTGGAGTGTGCAGAGCGGCGTCGTTTGTACAATGAGCTCATCGAGCTGAGGGGAAACATCAGGGTATTCTGCCGATGCCGCCCTCTAAGTTCCGATGAGATCTCCCGTGGCTGCTCATCAGTGGTTGAGGTTGATCCGTCCCAGGAGATGGACCTTCAGTTTATTCCCacggaaaaagagaggaagaccTTTAAATTTGACCATGTTTTTGGACCGGCTGATGATCAAG AGGCTGTATTTGCTGAGAGCCTGCCAGTGGTGAGGTCAGTGATGGATGGTTTCAATGTATGCATCTTTGCATATGGGCAAACCGGAACAGGGAAAACCTTCACTATGGAAGGTGTTCCAGAGAATAGGGGTGTTAATTACAGGGCTCTTGAAGAACTGTTCAGGATCTCGGAGGAGAGAAGCTCATCTATCTCATACTCATTTGGTGTGAGTATCTTGGAAgtctataatgaaaaaatcagggaCCTTCTTGATGACAACTCTGAACAAACATCAAAAAG GTTGGACATAAAGCAAAGTGCTGATGGGGCACAAGAGGTGCCTGGCTTGGTTGAAGCTCCAATTTCTACAATAGATGGTGTGTGGGAGAAACTGAAAGCTGGCGCTAGAAATAGATCTGTTGGATCAACCAGTGTCAATGAACTGAGCAGTCGCTCCCATAG CTTGGTTAGGGTCACCGTTACGAGTGAGCATTTGGTGACTGGGGAAAGGAGCAGAAGCCACATGTGGTTGGTTGACCTTGCTGGAAGTGAGCGCTTGGCTAAAACTGAAGTAGAAGGAGAGAGGCTGAAGGAGGCAAAGTTCATCAACAAGTCACTCTCTGCACTGGGTGATGTTATTGCTGCCCTTGCCTCCAAGAATGCCCACATCCCATATCG GAACTCCAAGCTAACTCATCTGCTCCAAAGCTCGTTAG GTGGAGATTGCAAGACACTCATGTTTGTGCAGATAAGTCCAAGCTCTACAGATTCAGGAGAAACTTTATGCTCGCTAAATTTTGCTAGTAGAGTTCGAGCTATTGAACATGGCCCTGCTCGTAAACAAGTGGATCCAGCTGAAAACTTCAAGATCAAGCAGATG GCCGAAAAGCTCTGCCATGAGGAAAAGGAAAATGCGAAGTTGAACGAAAGCTTGCAACTGATGCAACTCAAGTATGCTTCTCGTGAGAATGTCTTCAGAACTCTTCAAGATAAG ATAAGGGAGACTGAGCAAGCCTGCAGAACTCATCAGCAGCGG GCTAGAGAGCTGGAGAATGAATTAGCTAATGAGAAGAAGGCTGCAAGGGATACGGGTAAATCCGTGAAGCCATCATTTGCAGCTCCTGTGAGGCAGAGACCACCACTTGCTCCTATGAGGCAGAGACCACCAAGCAACAACATGCCACAACCTTCAGGCCCTTCCAGACTGAGGTTTGCTGGTAAGGGATCTTCAGTTCAGAACAAAGAGAACATCCCTACGGCGAACAAAACCGTTGTGGACAAGACTGCTGGCAAAGCACGGCGGGTATCTTTGGTTCCCATGATGCGGCAGATCCCTCTCCAGCCCAAGAGGCGATCCTCGATCGCGATCCTACCAAGCGAGAGAGAGCGGATGTCCATATTTCCCGAGAAGAAGGCAATGTCACGACTGTCCCATGTCCAAATGTCAAGAACAGCAAGACCACAGGCTTTTAACTCAATTCCAGAAACACCACAAGCAGCAGTCGATGCAACTCCAGATGTCAGAGGAAAGTTTAGAATGGAGTTTGGCAGCAGCAGCAGGTTCTCAAGCCCTCCAACGCTGTCCATGCGGAAGTCAAGGAACAATATCTCGTCTCCGCAGCAGAGGTTGAGGATGCAGTCAGGCTCTGGAAATGCCAGCAAGCTATGCTTCAGTATCCAGAAGAGAGTAGCTCTTGGTTCACCTGCTCCAGCAAGAACGACTTCCATGACGTCTGGTACTGGCATCTTTGATCCAGCTCTGCGCGAGCAGATAATGGCAGGGAGATTCGGCAATGCGCAGAGGGTGTTCAACGGCAAGAGGAGAATGTCCGTCCTCTAA